In the Gorilla gorilla gorilla isolate KB3781 chromosome 1, NHGRI_mGorGor1-v2.1_pri, whole genome shotgun sequence genome, AGacaggagttaaaaagaaattatttaggcagatagtgagggtaaggaagtcctcattaaggttttaattttaatgaaaagcagcccccaaatcattttcttctctaacaaagagcagcctgtaaaattgagctgAAGACATAGACAAATAAGCTGGAAGCTTGCAAAGGTGAATGCCAGCagttgtgccaataggaaaaggctacctaGGACTAGGCATGATCAAAATGGCAGCtccatcttctcttctctttgccagccacgtgtacagtatggagcagacaagatggcgcTGGCCAAGTAGAAAGCCCATTTGCATattaagattagggtggggtgacAAGCCTTCCCGACATGCTATGTAAACGTCACACCTAGTTGAACCTATCTGTAGGCCCTacataaatcagacactgcctcctcaagcttgCCTATAAAATCTGATGCAGTCTGCTGCAGGCCAGCTTTTATCTTTTGGATGCCCCTCTCTCTCACAAGAGAGAAAgctgctctcctctctcttttcttctgcctattaaactttCCACTCCTTAGCCCACCCACGTGTGTCTCTGTCTTTAATCTTCTTAGTGTAAGATGCCGAACCCCAGGTATTTACCCCTGACAACAATGCCACTTCACTAAGGGTGGGGTGTactggctcatgtctataatcccagcattttgggaggccaagtggaacgattgcttgagctcaggagtttgaaactagcctgggcgacatagccagaacttgtctttactaaaaaatcacaaaaattagttgagtgtggtggtgcacatttatagtcctagctactcaggaggctgaggtgggaaaattgcttgagcctggaaggtcaaggctgcagtgagcatccactccagcctgggtgacagagtgagaccctgtctcaaaaagaaaatccatacaataaaatattcagcCACAGAAAGGGATAAAGTACTAATTCATACTACaatatgaactttgaaaacattatgctaagtgaaagaagacagacacaaatGTCCACATATTGTATGGTTCCACTTATGTAAAATGTACAAGATAGCCAAATTCAAAGGCAGAAAGTACTtaagtggttgccagaggctggggggagggggcaggtagaaaaataagaaatggataCTAATGGATAATGGATAGAGTTTCTTCCTTGGGGGATAAAAATTTCCTGACAAGAAGTCACgagggaggttccaagatggccgaataggaacagctccagtctacagctcccagcatgagcgacgcagaagatgggtgatttctgcatttccaactgaggtaccgggttcatcttactggggcttgtcagacagtgggtgcagcccacggagcatgagccgaagcagggcggggcatcgtCTCACCCGGGAagagcaaggggtcagggaattccctttcctagccaagggaagccatgacagacggtacctggaaaatcgggacactcccaccctaatactgtgcttttccaatggtcttagcaaatggcacaccaagagattatatcccgcgcatggctcggagggtcccaggCCCATGGAtcctcgctcactgctagcacagcagtctgagatcgaactgcaaggcagcagtgaggctgggggaggggcgcccgccattgctgaggtttgagtaggtaaacaaagaagccaggaagctcgaactgggtgaagcccaccgcagctcaaggaggcctgcctgcctctgtagactccacctctgggggagggcatagctgaacaaaaaaggcagcagaaacttctgcagacttaaacgtccctgtctgacagctttgaagagagtagtggttctcccagcacggagtttgagatctgagaatggacagactgcctcctcaagtgggtccctgacacctgagtagcctaactgggaggcacctctcagtaggggcagactgacacctcatatggccgggtgcccctctgagacaaagcttccagaggaaggatcaggcagcaacatttgctgttctgcaatatttgctgttctgcagcctctgctggtgatacccaggcaaacagggtctggagtggacctccagcaaactccaacagacctgcagctgagggtcctgactgttagaaggaaaactaacaaacagaaaggacatccacaccaaaaccccatctgtacatcaccatcatcaaagaccaaaggtagataaaaccacaaagatggggagaaaccagaccagaaaagctgaaaattctaaaaatcagagtgcctcttctcctccaaaggaacacagctcctcaccagcaatggaacaaagctggacacagaatgactttgatgagttgagagaagaaggtgtTACACCTTATAATTTCAAGACTTACAATAAAGTTACAGAATGGAATTGTTCTAAGAATAAACACATCAGTTAACAGAATGGAATACAGAGACCAGAAGTAGAtctttataaatgtttttaataaaggcGCCAACCTTAATCCATAAGGAAATAACTCTTTTTACCAAATCTTTCTGGAATAACTGGATATACACTAAAAATGAATGAACCTCTCAATCTTACCTCAcagtatatacaaaaattacctgcagTAGACAATAAACCTAAATGTAgcaactaaaactataaaaaatttagaagaaagtaTAAGAAACATATTTTGTGACCTTAGAGtagacaaagatttcttaaataggcTTTTTGTGTCCTAtcacaaaattataaaagaaaacattgatgaaTTCACctccatcaaaattttaaaacttctactCTTTATAAAacactattaagaaaatgaaagacatgTCATAGAATAAGAAAAGATTTACAATACATATATCTAAAACAAAGGACTGgtattgaaaatatataaagaactcttggccaggtgtagtggcttatgcatgtaatcccagcactttaagaagcCAAAGATGGagaatcacttcaggccaggtgtttgagagcttgggcaacatggtgagacatcatctctaatatgtaaaaaacaaaacaaaactacttcTACAATTCAATATAAAGAAAGAATACAAgccagaggctgggcacggtggctttcacctgtaatcccagcactttgggaggctgaggcgggtggatcacgaggtcaggagattgagaccatcctggctaacacggtgaaaccctgtctctactaaaaatacaaaaaattagccgggcgtggtggtgggcgcctgtagtcccagctactcgggaagctgaggcaagagaatggtgtgaacccgggaggcggagcttacagtgagccgacatcacgccactgcactctagcctgggcgacagagcgagactctgtctcaaaaaaaaaaaagagagaactcgGTGGTGGCCACTGCGCAGACCAGACTTCGCTCGTTCTCGCGCGCCTCACTCCGCTTTTCCTCAGCAACTATGTCTGACAAACCCGATATGGCTGAGATCGAGAAATTCGATAAGTCGAAACTGAAGAAGACAGAGACGCAAGAGAAAAATCCACTGCCTTCCAAAGAAACGATTGAACAGGAGAAGCAAGCAGGCGAATCGTAATGAGGCGTGCACCGCCAATATGCACTGTACATTCCACAAGCATTGCcttcttattttacttcttttagctgtttaactttgtaagatgcAAAGAGGTTGGATCAAGTTTAAATGACTGTGCTGCCCCTTTCACATCAAAGAACTACTGACAACGAAGGCTGCGCCTGTCTCTCCCATCTGTCTATCTGGCTGGCAGGGAAGGAAAGAACTTGCATGTTGGTGAAGGAACAACCTTCTGGGGTAGAAGAAGTGGGGTGGGACGACAGTGAAATCTAAACCAAGCTGGCCCAAGGTGTCCTGCAGGCTGTAATGCAGTTTAACCAGAGTGCCATTTTTTTTGTTCAAATGATTTTAATTATTGGAatgcacaattttttaaatacgcaaataaaaagtttaaaaacttaaaaaaaaaaaaaagaatacaagccagaaacagtggcacatgcctgtaatcccagcactttgggaggcaagaagattacctgaggccaggagtttgagactggcctggacaacatagtgagacctcatctctacaaaaaaagattttttaaaattagttgggtatggtgctgcatgcctatagtcccagctacttgagaggctggagcaggaggatggcttgggcctggaaggttgaggctgcagcgagctaggACTgcacccctgtactccagcctgggcaacagagtgaaaacctatctctaaaaaaaaataataataaaaataaaataaattttttaagaatacagaccactccattaaaaatgtataaaagatttgaacagatgcTTCACAAAAGAacatatataaatggccaaaacATATTCATGGTCATTAGACACCctcaaaaggcaaattaaaaccactatttACTAGATATACCCTGGCACTTGTATCAGTCTGTCTTGGGTTTGATTGCTTTGCTCACCACTTCAGAGGCTGATCATGCTGAATATAGTAGACACTGTACACACTGGAGCCTACATCTTATTAGTTCTCCATGATATGCTCAAATTGTATCTTTATAAGATTATTTTCTCTTCAGAGAAACAATCTACTATATTCTCCAAATTAATTGTTCTCTATGAGGAAGAAGTAAACAGAAACACATCCTCTGTAGCCCTCTTTCCTCTTCCACTCTAATTAGCTGAGCACTAGAAAAAGACAGCCCAATAAGAAAGAGTAGCAAATGATTAGCACCAATCACTCTAGtacactctgtaaaaatgcaacTCAAAAATTAGAGATCAGAAAGAACAGAACTTTAAAATACAATACCTGTTCTCTCTGTTCACCACCCACAGTTTTTCCAGGGGAGTGGTTTCCAAGTTGCTTATTCTCTTGAGATTCACACACCTCTCCTTTAAGTCTTTCAACCTTAAATACAAAAGTAAACACCTTGTAGacttctcagtttttgtttggataaattattgttttgttttttaattatacaagtaatatataaatacattctcCTTGTAAAACTTCAACACATAGGTATACAGAATAAAAAATGGTATTTTCCTTCATATCACAACTGGTCCTCCCTTTCCAGAAATAACACTGCTTGGAATGTACCCTACCTGAACTTtttcacgcacacacacatgtattaaatatataaatgtattagaTACATAAATTTATGAAGACTTAGACAACTTACCAATCTtcacttgtttattcattctttttatgattgcatttttattgtggtaaaatacacataacacaaaatttaccatgttagccatttttaagtgtacagttcagtggcattaagcatcATTAAGCATATTATTAAGTACATTGTCAgacacactgttgtgcaaccatcaccaccatccatctccagaactcttcatctTGCACTGaagctctatacccattaaacaataactcccgtTACTCCCTCTCCCCAGCCACTGGCAACGACCATTCTATtaatactttctgtctctatgacttTCACTACTCTAAGCATGTCATATAAGTGTAATCACatattatttgtccttttgtgactgtattatttcatttagaataatgtctTCAATGTTCCttcatgttgcagcatgtgtatgaatttctttcctttttaatgctgaataatattccactgtatggctacaccacattttgcttatctgttCCTCTATCAACGAGCATCTGAGCTGCTTCCAacttctggctattgtgaataacgctaCTATGAATATGGACGTACAAATCTATGTATGAGtctctgttttcaattctctggggcatatatccagaagtggaattgtcaGACCACATGGTgattctatatttaacttttagaGTAACTGTTTTCCATGGTGACTGCACTACTTTagattctcaccagcaatgcaaaagggttccaatttttccacatcaacatttgttattctctgttgttttgatagtagccatcctgaTGGGTCTTTAGTCACTCTtgcaaaaaaatttctaaagcacCTAGTATTATGCCAGGTATTTTCTTAGACATTAGATATACGATTATTTAATGAATATAAACTAAAATTGAAGAGatgtatttaaa is a window encoding:
- the LOC109024295 gene encoding thymosin beta-4, coding for MSDKPDMAEIEKFDKSKLKKTETQEKNPLPSKETIEQEKQAGES